A window of Cryptomeria japonica chromosome 3, Sugi_1.0, whole genome shotgun sequence contains these coding sequences:
- the LOC131034315 gene encoding F-box/kelch-repeat protein At1g80440-like has translation MEIIPGLPEDLGMQCLVRVRYRYHRNLRAECKSWNALLSCQHFYEERQARHEQCEEGVVSLCESKESENKCDFDVVIYYPLAQWWERLPQIPAEFGLKYREYHRCVFVRSTKQLVVVGLFNRRGYREGVLIFNFLSRRWRLSADVPFTRKFFACAASASGGLVYVAGSYIPKGPSTSCQRLEGFVYNVEENKWDFLPPADYVPFGSLYFCASVFLDGKFYVAPHESQIAQVYDPHTRLWKNINSDSNADYIRSCVAALPRTEWLTRDECARGWIDVTEIDIASNSQSRGGRFAVARRSDFLVSVVQCSSDCVEVEYYSFNPRAREATNRWRSILLSVVQCCSNSYVEYYIFNRRAREAKTARWRRVSLPNNRFIFSSLSVQI, from the coding sequence ATGGAAATAATTCCGGGGCTTCCAGAAGATTTAGGGATGCAATGCTTGGTAAGGGTTCGATACAGATACCACCGCAATCTTAGGGCCGAGTGTAAGAGCTGGAATGCTCTTCTCAGCTGCCAACACTTTTATGAAGAGCGACAGGCGCGCCATGAGCAGTGCGAGGAAGGAGTAGTTTCCCTTTGCGAATCCAAAGAAAGTGAAAATAAATGTGATTTCGATGTAGTTATTTACTACCCGCTTGCGCAGTGGTGGGAAAGACTGCCTCAAATCCCAGCGGAATTTGGACTAAAATACAGGGAGTATCATCGTTGCGTGTTCGTTAGATCGACAAAACAGCTGGTTGTGGTGGGGCTTTTCAACAGACGCGGCTACAGAGAAGGTGTGTTGATATTTAACTTTTTATCTCGGAGATGGCGGCTGAGCGCCGACGTGCCATTCACTAGAAAATTTTTTGCATGCGCCGCCTCAGCAAGTGGAGGACTCGTCTATGTTGCCGGCAGCTACATCCCCAAGGGGCCTTCCACTAGCTGTCAACGACTAGAAGGTTTTGTTTACAATGTAGAGGAAAACAAGTGGGACTTTCTTCCTCCTGCTGATTACGTCCCTTTCGGTTCTCTTTATTTCTGCGCTAGTGTTTTCCTTGATGGTAAGTTTTACGTAGCCCCCCATGAAAGCCAAATAGCGCAAGTTTATGACCCTCATACTCGCCTATGGAAAAACATAAATAGTGACAGTAATGCTGATTATATTCGCAGCTGCGTAGCCGCTCTTCCACGCACTGAGTGGTTAACCCGGGATGAATGTGCAAGAGGGTGGATAGACGTGACGGAAATCGATATCGCCAGCAACTCACAAAGTAGAGGTGGGCGATTTGCTGTTGCAAGACGTAGTGACTTTCTGGTAAGTGTTGTTCAATGCAGCAGCGATTGTGTTGAGGTTGAGTATTATAGTTTTAATCCCCGTGCCAGGGAAGCGACAAATAGATGGCGTAGTATACTTTTAAGTGTTGTTCAATGCTGCAGCAATTCATATGTTGAGTATTATATTTTTAATCGCCGTGCCAGGGAAGCGAAAACTGCTAGATGGCGTCGTGTCAGCTTGCCCAATAACCGTTTTATATTTTCATCCCTTTCTGTCCAAATTTGA